The Polyangium mundeleinium genome contains the following window.
GGAGGCCTCGCGGCGCGGCGTTCACACGCTCGCGTCGAGCGTGCACCTGCACCTCTCGTTGGATCCGGCCGACAAGGCCACGGGAACGCTCCGCCTCCTCGAAGCGGCGTTCGGGGAGGACCCGACCCGCGCGCGGCTGACCCACGCATTCATGGGTGACAGCGGCAACGACGCGGCGGCCTTCGCGGCGTTCACGACCACGATCGGCGTGGCCAACGTGCGCGCCTACTTGCCCATGCTGCCCGTTCCGCCGAAGTATGTGACCCAGGCTGCCATGGGCCGAGGTTTCGCAGAGCTCGCGACAACCCTCGTGGATCTCCGCGTTCCTCCCGGTTGAAGGCGGGACGGCAACGCTTCAATGTGAAGTTTGTCACGCGATCCTGCTGGATGGAACGATGGAACGTGGGATGGATCAGCAACGGCGCACAAGGACGAGGTGGCGGAACGAAGAGACCCCCACTCTCTCCGAGATTCGCTATCTTGGCACCATCCGAAGTGGCTCTTCGCCCTGGGAGACGGGTATCGTAGCGGCTCTCCCTCGTGGCGGGGCCTTGGGCCGAACCCCGAGGCGAGTCCCCCTGGATCCGAGCATGTCCACCGGCTGAATGGCTTCTCGAACTCCCGCCCCCGGCGCGATCGTCGACAACAAGTACCGCCTTGCAGAACGCATCGGCGGTGGCGGGATGGGCCACGTCTTTCGTGCGGAGAACGTGCTCGCCGGCCGCGCGGTCGCGATCAAGTTCCTCCACCCCGAGCTGTCGGAGAACACCGAGCTCGCGCAGCGCTTCTTCCAGGAGGCCCAGGCGGTCAACCGCATCCGCCACCCGAACATCGTCGACGTGATCGACGCGGGCGTAGGCGAGATGGGCCCCTACATCGTGATGGAGCACCTCGAAGGCGAGGGCGTGGGCTCCGCGCTGCAGCGCCTCGGGCGCTTCGACGTCGACGCCTCGGTCGCGACGTGCATCCCCGTCCTCGAAGCCCTCGACGCCGCCCACCGCGTGGGCATCATCCATCGGGATCTGAAGCCCGAGAACGTCTTCGTGGCGTTCGACGTGTCGCGAGGTCAAGCCGTCGTAAGGCTTCTGGATTTCGGCATCGCAAAGGTGCTCGATTCGAGCGGGCCCTCGCCACGCACGCGCACCGGCGTGGTCTTCGGGACGCCCGATTATCTCTCGCCCGAGCAGGCCACAGGCGACGCGCCGATCGACGGCCGAAGTGATCTCTTCGCCGTGGGCGTGCTGCTCTACGAGCTGCTGACGGGCACGCGGCCCTTCCGCGCGCCGACGGCCGTGGCGACGGCATTCCGCGTGGTGCACGCCGAGGCGCCCACACTCGCCGCGGCAGGCGTGCACGTGGATCCGCGGCTCGAAGCCGTGGTCGCGAAGCTCCTGCAGAAGGATCCGATGAAGCGCTACGCCACCGCAGGCGAGGTGGCACGCGAGCTCGATCGGTTCTCGTCGGATCCGATGAAGCGCTCGACGGCGCTCGGCCGGATCATCAACCTGCATCGACGCGTCGCGCACGCGAGCGTGGCGCAAGCGCAAGGCGGGCCTCCACCCCCGCCGCCAGCCACGATCCTGCCGGAGCCGGATCGCATGAACACGCCGCTCCGCGAGCCGCCTGCCGTGCCAGCGCCGATCCGGCCCAGCGTACGGACGAGCTTCACCGATTCCGGCGCCTCGTCGATGCCCTACGCGCCAACACGTGTCGTGCCGAGCATGGGGAGCCCGAGCCGCTCGAGTGATCCCGGGCCCCCGCCCCGCGGCGACTACATCGCATCGTCGCGCAACGTCGAGCCGCTCGTGCCTCCGGCCATGCCGAAGCCGCTCGGCGTGGCGCGGAGCACGGCTTCCTCGGCGAGCTCGTCGAGCACGTCGGCAAGCTCTTCGAACGCAGGTCCGCCGTCGCGGTACGTCCAGCCGCGCGCAGCGTCGCGGTTCCCCGGGATGTACCAGGTGCGCGGCGCCGTGCTGCGCGCCGTGGACAAGGCCCTCACCGAAGACGCAGGTCCGCGCGTGCGCGAGCAGGTCGTGGCACAGCTCCCGCAGCGCTACGCCGAAGATTTCCTCAACGACTCGATCAACGCGCTCGTCGCATACGACCTCGAAGCGCTCGACGCATACATGGAGATCGCGACCGCGATCTCGCTGCACGAGCCCTCCCGATGGCGCGCGCTCGGCCGTCTCGCCATCGGAGGCGAGCTCCACAACACGGTGCGCAGCGTGCTCCGACCCGCGCCAGATCTTCAGATCGCGATCCGTCGCGGCATCTCGATCTGGTCGCGGCTCTTCAGCTTCGGCGCCTGGAAGGTGGGCGCGAGCCAGAGCGGCAAGGTGGTCCTGCAGATCGCAGAGTTCGAGCCAGCCTCGCTCGCGCTGCGCCTCTGGGTCGTAGGCATGGTCGAAGAGACGGCACGCCGCGCCGCAAGCTTCGACGTGCGCGTGGCCATCACCGCAGGCGAGGTCGGGTTCACGCCCGAGCTGACCTGCGAGATCGCTTAACGGAGGCGTTGCGCTGGGGCTTTGCCCCAGGCCCCACGGGGGCTGTCCGCCCCTCGACCCGGACCAGCGCAAGCGCTGGACTCGGGGTCGATGAACTGCGCTCCGCGCAGTTCATCGAACAGCCGCTAGTCAAGACCGCCAACGACCCTGCCAACCAAGGCCACAGCGCTGCAGGTTCAACCAGCAACGTGCACGTCGCCTGCTTGGAACCCACCTCTGTGGTCTTGCCACCGGCCCGATGGAAGAACTGCGCGGAGCGCAGTTCTTCCATCCCCGGTCCAGGCCGTGCCTGGTTCGGGTCGAGGGGCGAACAGCCCCCGCGGGGACCGGGGCAGCGCCCCGGCTCCGCGCCTCCGCAAAGAGAGCGTCAG
Protein-coding sequences here:
- a CDS encoding serine/threonine-protein kinase, which encodes MASRTPAPGAIVDNKYRLAERIGGGGMGHVFRAENVLAGRAVAIKFLHPELSENTELAQRFFQEAQAVNRIRHPNIVDVIDAGVGEMGPYIVMEHLEGEGVGSALQRLGRFDVDASVATCIPVLEALDAAHRVGIIHRDLKPENVFVAFDVSRGQAVVRLLDFGIAKVLDSSGPSPRTRTGVVFGTPDYLSPEQATGDAPIDGRSDLFAVGVLLYELLTGTRPFRAPTAVATAFRVVHAEAPTLAAAGVHVDPRLEAVVAKLLQKDPMKRYATAGEVARELDRFSSDPMKRSTALGRIINLHRRVAHASVAQAQGGPPPPPPATILPEPDRMNTPLREPPAVPAPIRPSVRTSFTDSGASSMPYAPTRVVPSMGSPSRSSDPGPPPRGDYIASSRNVEPLVPPAMPKPLGVARSTASSASSSSTSASSSNAGPPSRYVQPRAASRFPGMYQVRGAVLRAVDKALTEDAGPRVREQVVAQLPQRYAEDFLNDSINALVAYDLEALDAYMEIATAISLHEPSRWRALGRLAIGGELHNTVRSVLRPAPDLQIAIRRGISIWSRLFSFGAWKVGASQSGKVVLQIAEFEPASLALRLWVVGMVEETARRAASFDVRVAITAGEVGFTPELTCEIA